Part of the Herpetosiphonaceae bacterium genome is shown below.
GGCGTCGGGCTGGAGCGCGGCGCTGAGGCCATCGAGCGCCTGCGCATCGGGCAGCAGGTGGACGCGCTGGCCGACGGCGAGGGGCACGAGCAGGCTGGTGACGGTCAGATCGAAGCCGATCGGCGAGTGGACCGGGGTGCCACGTCCGGCGGCCACGTGGTAGGCGTGGGCCGCCCAGGAGACGTAGTTGACCAGGCCGCGATGGGGGATCATCGCGCCTTTGGGGGTGCCGGTGGAGCCGGAGGTATAGATGAGATAGGCGAGGTGATCGGGCGTGGCGGCGCTGGGCGGGTTGGCGGCGGGGCGCAGCGCGATGCGCGGCCACGCGGCGTCCAGCTCGATGATGCGCGCGACGTCCTGGGGCAGCCGCGCGCGGAGCCGCTGCTGAGTCAGCAGCACCGGCATCTGCGCGTCGGCGAGCATGAAGTGCAGCCGCTCCTGCGGATAGCTGGGATCGAGGGGCACGTACGCGCCGCCCGCCTTGAGAATGCCCAGGATGCCGATCACGAGCTCCGGCGAGCGCTCCATGCACAGGCCAACCCGCGTATCAGGCCCCACGCCAAGCGCCTGTAGCTCATGCGCCAGCCGATTCGCGCGCTCGTTGAGCTCGCCGTAGCGCAGCGCTGCGCCTTCATAGACCACCGCGATAGCATCGGGCGTGCGCTCGGCCTGCGCCGTCACCAGCTCGTGGTAGCACTGGTCGGCGGGATACGGAGCCCGCGTCGCGTTCCACTGCACAAGCATCTGCTGACGCTCGGCGGCGGTCAGCAGCTCCAGCGCACCGATGCGCTGACCCGGATCGGCGACGACGTTGTGCAGCAGCGTCGTCAGGTGCTCGACCATCCGTGCGATCGTCGGCTCGTCAAAGAGATCGGTGTTGTACTCGAGCGAGCCGCGCAGCCCGTCGGGCGTTTCTTGCAGATCGAGCGTCAGATCGAACTTGGCCGTCGCGCTGTAGACAGCTTCGGGCCGGATCATCAGATCCGGCAGCGCAATCGGCTCTAGCTCGCCGCTTTGCAGCACGAACATCACCTGGAAGAGCGGCGCGTGGCTCTGGTTGCGCTCCGGCTGCAAGACTTCGACCAGCTTCTCGAAGGGCACTTCCTGGTGGCGATACGCGCCCAGCGCGGTCGATCGTACCCGCTGAAGCGTCTCGCGAAACGTCGGATTGCCGCTCAGGTTGGTCCGCAGCACGAGCGTATTGACAAACATGCCCAGCAGCGCCTCGGTTTCGGCGCGCGTCCGCCCCGCGATCGGCGAGCCGACCAGGAGGTCGGTCTGGCCGGTGTAGCGATACAGCAGCACGTCGAACGCCGCCAGCAGCGTCATGAACAGCGTCATACCTTCGCGCTGGCTCAGCGCCGTGAGCGCGGCAGCCAACGGCTGCGGCAGCGTCAGCGGGCAGCGCGCGCCGTTGAAGGTCTGCACGGCAGGACGCGGACGATCCGTGGGCAGCTCAAGCACCGGCAGCGAGCCGCCGAGCTGCTGTCGCCAGTAGTCGAGATGCGTCTCCAGCAGCGATCCTTGCAGCCGCTCGCGCTGCCAGCGCGCGAAGTCGGCGTACTGGATCGGCAGCGGGGTGCCCACCGGGCCCAGCGGCGTGCTCGTGGCGG
Proteins encoded:
- a CDS encoding condensation domain-containing protein encodes the protein MNDLAKRLAELPPEKRKLFVEALKRKGAQFNSFPLSFAQQRLWFLQQLEPDSALYTIPGILYLDGALDRAALERSLQALIERHEVLRTTFIGIDGQPVQMVQPAWRLALPLVDLQALSGAEQDTELRRLSVEQMSQPFDLAIGPLLRVTLARLHEAMPEGHPAPGTRDRHALLVTMHHIISDGWSLGIFVRELAALYQAQLASKHPGNGAPAATSTPLGPVGTPLPIQYADFARWQRERLQGSLLETHLDYWRQQLGGSLPVLELPTDRPRPAVQTFNGARCPLTLPQPLAAALTALSQREGMTLFMTLLAAFDVLLYRYTGQTDLLVGSPIAGRTRAETEALLGMFVNTLVLRTNLSGNPTFRETLQRVRSTALGAYRHQEVPFEKLVEVLQPERNQSHAPLFQVMFVLQSGELEPIALPDLMIRPEAVYSATAKFDLTLDLQETPDGLRGSLEYNTDLFDEPTIARMVEHLTTLLHNVVADPGQRIGALELLTAAERQQMLVQWNATRAPYPADQCYHELVTAQAERTPDAIAVVYEGAALRYGELNERANRLAHELQALGVGPDTRVGLCMERSPELVIGILGILKAGGAYVPLDPSYPQERLHFMLADAQMPVLLTQQRLRARLPQDVARIIELDAAWPRIALRPAANPPSAATPDHLAYLIYTSGSTGTPKGAMIPHRGLVNYVSWAAHAYHVAAGRGTPVHSPIGFDLTVTSLLVPLAVGQRVHLLPDAQALDGLSAALQPDA